Proteins from a single region of Strix aluco isolate bStrAlu1 chromosome 5, bStrAlu1.hap1, whole genome shotgun sequence:
- the LOC141924832 gene encoding endonuclease domain-containing 1 protein-like, with amino-acid sequence MLLLLLLQVSASCLWLGRSEVVTSFESSCPQFFFRETPPNEALEPESPAWICQRYKNQYYFATLYDRTRRIPVYSAYLYQPGPGKRPKTWLVEPQLMGSIYPKTMEREWTLLNHFSVSLEQLSKSQAILQDYKNLTGLNRGHLNPSSHHSDSDSRTATFTLTNIVPQDEKLNGGAWNNYEQQTMIRSTKGCNTTYVIVGAVPGNNYIAKGRVNKPSHIWSSACCEVDTNHRKAWAVIAENDKNKVQLLTLGELEDMLTHLYGRDQVSLFDSSCPRE; translated from the exons atgctgttgctgctgctgctgcaggtctCAGCGAGCTGCCTCTGGCTGGGACGTAGTGAGGTGGTGACATCCTTTGAAAGTTCATGCCCTCAGTTTTTCTTCCGGGAAACCCCCCCAAATGAAGCCCTGGAGCCGGAGAGCCCAGCCTGGATCTGCCAGCGTTACAAGAACCAGTATTACTTTGCCACCCTGTACGACAGGACCAGGCGTATTCCTGTGTACTCTGCCTACCTCTACCAGCCTGGACCTGGCAAGAGACCTAAAACGTGGCTGGTTGAGCCCCAG CTAATGGGTTCAATTTATCCCAAAACTATGGAAAGAGAGTGGACCCTCTTAAATCATTTCAGCGTCAGCTTGGAGCAACTCAGCAAGAGCCAGGCTATCCTCCAAGACTACAAGAACCTGACGGGTTTGAACCGTGGCCATTTGAACCCCAGCAGCCATCACTCTGACTCCGACAGCAGGACGGCTACCTTCACCCTCACCAACATAGTGCCCCAGGATGAGAAGCTCAACGGCGGTGCCTGGAACAACTACGAGCAGCAAACGATGATCAGGAGCACCAAGGGCTGTAACACCACCTATGTCATTGTGGGTGCCGTGCCTGGGAACAACTATATCGCCAAGGGGAGGGTTAATAAACCCAGCCACATCTGGTCAAGTGCCTGCTGTGAGGTGGACACCAACCACAGGAAGGCTTGGGCGGTCATCGCTGAGAATGACAAGAACAAGGTCCAGCTCCTCACACTGGGGGAGCTGGAGGACATGTTGACCCACCTCTACGGGAGGGACCAGGTTTCTCTGTTTGACAGCAGCTGTCCCCGGGAATAA